Sequence from the Plasmodium berghei ANKA genome assembly, chromosome: 3 genome:
tttatgacaTAAAAGctacattttttacattttttacaacaatgaaatatgatttaattgcttgttttattattatatatttttttaatttaatatataatcatgctatataattaatttatctttattttgtacTTGTCAAAAACTCATTTATCCATATTTctgtgcatatatattatatattaatggaTTTTGAATTTACCCATTTTTAgctaatatttataattattttaaataaactTAATTTAAACCcatttattaatacataatcaatttaaaaatgatgtGTGCtcataattttaaagaaacatgtgttttttttatattgttacatattttttggaaTATACCCCAAATGTAAGTTATTAATCACATTTGGTTATTGAGAATATGCATAGTTCGATTagcatatttttgttatttccCATGACCATTATACTATTATTGCATGGATTGAATAAGATATTTATGTAAGTTTAAGAAACagttaaaataaatgttatgCAAATACAGGTCAATCATGCCTTATTTTTTCTAGGTTTTATGCGATGCATGGAGAGATGAAAGTGTGCATCCTTGAGAAAACTCAATATACTTTAgaaataatgaattattaataaatccCAAAAATATGTTTGATTCCATAGtttttaatgaataaattttgAGTCTTGTAGGTGCTTATAATGACGAaggaataaaatatattcaaaatgtTATAGATAAGGATGTAAAGAAGTGTAAAAGCACTAATGTGTTATTCAAATTAAAAGGTATAACTATGGGAATGAACATTTTAATTCATAAGGTTGTGAAGAAATCATCAGAAATTccaagaaaaataataataaagttaATGGAGGTCTATCAGTGGAACaaatacaatataaaacactaaaaaaaattatatgccTTTTTCTGCATGAAAATATAGGCAACTTAAACAATCGACAAATTCCACGGGTACTTTAAATATCGATTATGACAATTTTGAAAAcgaatataatgaaattttTTGAAGAGATAATTATAAGGAATTAAAATACGatatatttcttaaaaaGACGCTAAAAATCATAtttaaaaggaaaatatttaacataatatttattttggaAGGGTGTGCACATGTGGTGTTGGAATACCATTTAGGATTTTAATTAGAATTAGTTTGagtttacaatttttaacaGCTTTACAACTTATGAAAATAGGCATAAGAATGGCAAATGAATTAGCATAACCCTAtgttcattattattactttttaattattaaattttacaaaatgtaatatttaataataattttgtcaataattataaaaataaatacattcatatattatgaCCTAGGAGTTATAGGATACTGTTTTACGggttttatttgaattaatttctcatattttataacatttattggtttatgttatttttaaatattattatataaatttagtATACTGttttattgaaaaattaaaaaacttatacataaaagaaaaataaggaaattatattaattattgtaaattttattttaatttatagtTTATGTTATTAAAGAACAGAGATATTtagttatataaatatataatttattcacacgttataaacaataaatatacaatactaattaaaaaatataaatgacgTGCTTCTACAAGTTAATTAGTTTCTATCATTATACCAAAAACAtggcatatatattattatataaattttttcaattggAAAATagtgtaaaataaaaaatgataatttgaaaatattattaaaatacttataaataatgaaagtCCAATTATATAAACACATATGGTAAACTCCAATTAggaaaaaaggaaataattCTACAAGTTATAATATGaaagtataataatataaaaaactataaaattgtgctaagaaaaaaaatatatagttaaattaaattatttcaatttagtattatttttgacTATTGGAGTTTAAAGAGTTCCCAAAATAATTAAGTATATTACATGTTTATTATCTATATGTTAAtctaattatatattgtgattaaaaataaacgtGCCTTGTTGGATCgggaaaatatatctttttggatatataatatatttttttttttaaatactaattaaaaaacttataattaaattgtgttattaaatatttaacaatatttttatgggattttcacatatttacaacaaattaatataaaataactaatgctattataatatatgaatcttcataattaataaaactatataatatacaataaaactagtatattattttatatataaaacatctcaatatttttttttctttgaatttcttatattattaaaaaaaatataatatacactgtaaaaatgaattacaAATTAATACAAATTACTTCGTCTCTTCTTTTAATGTGCTTATGTGAAGCATACAGTAACGAGGTAAAattctatatattaaatttataaatatttatttattgtgCTAGAATCtataatatgataatattttacattataaaataaaatttaattctacatatattcaaaatttatgtatttttagaaaaataataataatgggACTATATTTACCAAATCAAATCGATTGTTATCTGAGCCAGAAAACAATGAAATGGGAGAAGGATtatatgaagaaaatgtATCACTATATGATGACAAAGAGCCTATAAGCGGCGACCAAGAATCAATTTTTGAAGATCAAACAAATAATGAAGATCAACCAATTTTTGAAGATCAAACAAATAATGAAGATCAACCAATTTTTGAAGATCAAACAAATAATGAAGATCAACCAATTTTTGAAGATCAAACAAATAATGAAGATCAACCAATTTTTGAAGATCAACCAATTTTTGAAGATCAACCAATTTTTGAAGATCAACCAATTTTTGAAGATCAACCAATTTTTGAAGATCAACCAATTTTTGAAGATCAAacaaataatgatgatCAAACAAATAATGAAGATCAAACAAATAATGAAGATCAACCAATTTTTGAAGATCAACCAATTTTTGAAGATCAAACAAATAATGAAGATCAACCAATTTTTGAAGATCAAACAAATAATGAAGATCAACCAATTTTTGAAGATCAAACAAATAATGAAGATCAAACAAATAATGAAGATCAACTAATTTTTGAAGATCAAACAAATAATGAAGATCAACCAATTTTTGAAGATCAAACAAATAATGAAGATCAACCAATTTTTGAAGATCAAacaaataatgatgatCAAACAAATAATGAAGATCAACCAAATAATGAACCagtaatgaaaatttatgtCCCAAAAGACCCACCTTTTgcaaaaacaaaaataaacacCACTCCAAAACCAAATATAAGAACAGGGATACCACCAGAGCACATACAAATTATAGAAATGCCATTTAGATCACCTACTCCTCCTCCACCACCAGTAAAGGTGACCTACAAAACCTCAGTAATCCCAAAacttaaattaaaaaaaccATCTCAACCGGTGGATAATTCATGTGACATGTATCCAAACAGTAAAGAAATTGAAGATGATATGATCGAGTGGGATAactttatatatgtaattgATAACGTTGATTCAGATGATCCAGGCTTAGAAGATTATTTGAAAGATAAAGTTTATCCATAAAAACGTAAATACCAACGCAATCTGTATCAAAAactatatacatatttagaTTAAGAGCAATTAAAAACTTATGCTAATGAGAAGGGTGTTGAGAACTAATTAAAAGGgtaatgtttttaaaatatagacTATAAAACTgcaaaatgatgaaaaataaaaatattgaaggGAATGAAAATGAGAATAATATAAGCTCAAAATTATAGGAAGACTATATCTAGCCAaaagttaataaaaataattctataaatattatataaattataaataatgaaattgaTATGTTGTTAATgctcaaaataaaaattaaaacagaaagaaaattatagtaATAAACACAAATGATAAAGTTTTAAATGGAATTAAtgtcatataaatattttttcaaaagatatatatatatacattaattttatttgatttatttttaatattttataaattattgtattatacgaatatattacatatgtttataaattGTCCTTGATTCGTTTTTGttgttttataaattattgtgttgtgcaaaaatataatgtagTCGCCAATtatagttttatatttcattgTAATAAAAAGCACAAGCAACAATAAATACATTGATTAATAGCATGCAATATATAGGTGTCTACGAAGAAACAGTGGTTCAGTTACGATGTGgatttaattttgtataatttgataataattattgGTCTGTAAATGTTGATaagatatatttacatttttttatgtttaatCTCGAGCTAAAGTCCAAATATGCAACCAAAAAAGGGGTGCTGCCATTAGTATGAAAAATGTCGCATAgcattttttcataagttataatatatacaattgaGTGTTCATATcgattaaaaattattaaaataaaatgtctatattgcatatattaatatagatattggctatatatgaattcatattatgttatatcataattgtctattatataaaaattgttaatcAGGGACTATATTGAATTATGgatatcaaaatataaattatatttctttatttgatgaaaatttatatagaaaaacTTATAATTTGTGTCACAATTactttaaattttattttggtaATCGAActgtataatattattatatatgagggtatacattataataaaattcattttgaatattcatattaatatgtatGTTTTTAAGAttaattaaacatattaccaatatataatagataattataaaatatagatgcATGGCATATTGATCTAAAATCGACAATACAAcgatatttataaaagatGTTTTATGTAtctaacatttttaataatacaataaaaatatgtacattAATAGGAAATTAAACTATAGATATATGTATACTatccttttatttttcgactatatataatttcattttatgctaaagttttaaattcaaataa
This genomic interval carries:
- a CDS encoding erythrocyte membrane associated protein 2 codes for the protein MNYKLIQITSSLLLMCLCEAYSNEKNNNNGTIFTKSNRLLSEPENNEMGEGLYEENVSLYDDKEPISGDQESIFEDQTNNEDQPIFEDQTNNEDQPIFEDQTNNEDQPIFEDQTNNEDQPIFEDQPIFEDQPIFEDQPIFEDQPIFEDQPIFEDQTNNDDQTNNEDQTNNEDQPIFEDQPIFEDQTNNEDQPIFEDQTNNEDQPIFEDQTNNEDQTNNEDQLIFEDQTNNEDQPIFEDQTNNEDQPIFEDQTNNDDQTNNEDQPNNEPVMKIYVPKDPPFAKTKINTTPKPNIRTGIPPEHIQIIEMPFRSPTPPPPPVKVTYKTSVIPKLKLKKPSQPVDNSCDMYPNSKEIEDDMIEWDNFIYVIDNVDSDDPGLEDYLKDKVYP